In Bacillus sp. KH172YL63, one genomic interval encodes:
- a CDS encoding LuxR C-terminal-related transcriptional regulator, with translation MAVKMKFLQDIQEAYAKLAELTMFIVDREGNLITDVTYREGYSKMDLSSDRARESFARVLEPLGAMKTTMLLNSESGAKYILSPIYIHDTLIYYLFAGYILETSSRSFVQQRVKKFMGNPADVLSALDATPECTEGEKLEKIELVKKCSGMLTEYLTLHDDKARTNKKLTVIQQSLELTRRDGVLSNSLMEDILSTNNQFDFIGLALESKDGNGYAVDFIEGERTDRLRGHTFLLGEGFLGHTVAIEQFQHWKNAGMDPRIHFFASIGMDIKSLFCIPIYGDHNVKGVYFGGTYHQELTEQDTREHAYLKSAIISILITTKTLRADLQNHLMELSTFNETFKVITSVEDIKRVLYILVDISLNVVRGPFSCIVLMPDQKHSNVEIVSRGLSTDQINEYGMDVIRRMSAQRTETIDPANPTVHQTEWGTKVLEFPLIFNDDLQGILCVGCYPGNPPENYQSFLSSLAVAGSISMHLHRNKTTSLPSGQMMEVLTNILATVGPEKYERSLRVRDIVESFTKRFYQHDADVLVQASLLVEYDEMVIDELMKDSSVKRVLKEFHQWNDKGKDIFIQGEILVICHYFVQQGEDIKAIEDFKTFSPLLREQFIDYVHHQHIIESEISIASVKESGSMEVDRIDINGLKDMTQLSNREIDVLNLVLKGCSNLEIASELYISDHTVKNHMTKILQKLGVADRSQAIAKVYKLGYFPIES, from the coding sequence ATGGCTGTAAAGATGAAGTTTCTTCAAGACATTCAGGAGGCTTATGCAAAATTGGCAGAATTGACGATGTTCATCGTGGATCGGGAAGGGAATTTGATAACCGATGTCACATATCGAGAAGGGTATTCTAAAATGGATTTATCCAGCGATAGGGCACGAGAAAGCTTCGCCCGTGTGTTGGAGCCGTTAGGTGCGATGAAGACAACGATGCTGCTGAATTCAGAATCAGGCGCCAAGTATATCCTTTCTCCAATTTATATACATGACACACTCATTTATTATTTGTTTGCCGGGTATATTTTAGAAACATCTTCACGGAGTTTTGTGCAACAGCGGGTAAAGAAGTTCATGGGAAATCCTGCAGATGTTTTATCCGCCCTTGATGCCACTCCAGAGTGTACAGAAGGAGAGAAGCTGGAAAAGATTGAACTGGTCAAGAAGTGTTCCGGTATGCTGACCGAGTATTTAACGTTACATGATGATAAGGCAAGAACGAACAAAAAGCTTACCGTCATTCAGCAAAGTCTTGAATTGACAAGGCGTGATGGGGTTTTATCCAACTCATTGATGGAGGATATTCTCTCAACGAACAATCAATTTGATTTTATCGGGCTTGCACTGGAGAGCAAGGATGGAAACGGGTATGCAGTGGATTTTATTGAAGGCGAACGTACCGACAGATTGAGAGGTCACACCTTTTTGCTCGGTGAAGGGTTTCTTGGACATACCGTTGCCATTGAACAGTTCCAACATTGGAAGAACGCAGGTATGGATCCGAGAATCCACTTCTTTGCTTCAATCGGTATGGATATCAAAAGTTTGTTCTGTATACCGATCTATGGTGACCACAATGTGAAAGGCGTATATTTCGGGGGCACCTATCATCAAGAACTTACTGAACAAGATACACGGGAACATGCTTACCTTAAATCTGCAATCATCAGCATCCTCATCACAACAAAAACGTTAAGGGCAGATCTTCAGAATCACTTGATGGAATTATCTACATTCAACGAGACCTTTAAGGTCATTACGTCTGTGGAGGATATCAAACGGGTCCTTTATATATTGGTGGATATAAGCTTGAATGTCGTGCGGGGACCATTTTCGTGTATAGTATTGATGCCTGATCAGAAACATTCGAATGTAGAGATTGTCTCAAGAGGGCTTTCAACAGATCAGATCAATGAATACGGGATGGATGTCATCCGAAGAATGTCCGCACAGAGAACTGAGACCATTGATCCGGCCAATCCGACGGTTCATCAGACCGAATGGGGGACAAAGGTTCTGGAGTTCCCATTGATCTTTAATGACGATTTACAAGGGATCTTATGTGTAGGATGTTATCCTGGGAATCCCCCGGAAAATTATCAATCATTTTTATCCAGTCTTGCAGTAGCAGGCAGCATTTCCATGCATCTTCACCGAAATAAGACAACCTCTTTGCCATCTGGGCAAATGATGGAGGTTTTAACGAATATATTGGCTACAGTCGGTCCTGAGAAATATGAGCGTTCTTTAAGGGTAAGGGATATTGTTGAAAGTTTTACAAAACGCTTTTATCAACATGACGCAGATGTTCTTGTTCAGGCGAGTTTGTTAGTGGAATATGATGAAATGGTGATTGATGAGCTAATGAAAGACTCTTCCGTCAAGAGAGTGTTGAAGGAATTTCATCAATGGAATGATAAAGGAAAAGACATATTCATCCAGGGTGAAATCCTTGTCATTTGTCACTATTTTGTTCAACAGGGTGAAGACATCAAGGCTATTGAAGACTTCAAGACATTCTCACCCCTATTAAGGGAGCAGTTCATCGATTATGTCCATCATCAACATATTATAGAAAGTGAAATTTCAATAGCCAGTGTGAAAGAGAGTGGAAGTATGGAAGTTGATAGAATCGACATCAATGGGTTGAAGGATATGACTCAGTTATCTAATAGAGAAATAGACGTATTGAATCTTGTGTTGAAGGGCTGCAGTAATCTTGAAATAGCCTCTGAATTATATATTAGTGATCATACAGTAAAGAATCACATGACAAAGATTCTGCAAAAGCTTGGTGTTGCCGACCGTTCCCAGGCCATCGCAAAAGTATATAAGCTGGGATATTTTCCTATTGAATCATAA
- a CDS encoding DMT family transporter produces the protein MARLYISLVGLSLIWGMSFVFIKWLVDPVGVWGTVFLRCLAGALVLLPIFFIQRKKGERKPLPLGKLTVVGIGNAALPWTLIALSETAINSNTASILNATTPIWTGLIGFLLFSVVLTGFQWIGIIVGFIGILVLMNFEVSGIFSSDFVGVGTMVLATMSYAFASQFTKKYLTGTSVVTISTFQLLIGAFAGFIGMMLTNPISVGDVMSGEVILGVLGLGCLGSGVATLLYFYIMTKGSPEFASTVTYLIPGTAMIWGFLLLQEPVTHNLLLGLVIIFVGVFLSSRKSKKVLTSLPAGTR, from the coding sequence GTGGCTCGTTTATACATATCATTGGTCGGCCTAAGTCTGATCTGGGGGATGTCATTTGTCTTTATCAAGTGGCTCGTGGACCCGGTGGGCGTATGGGGGACGGTCTTCCTGCGCTGTCTGGCAGGAGCCCTTGTGCTTCTTCCGATCTTCTTTATACAAAGGAAAAAAGGCGAAAGGAAGCCTTTACCCCTTGGAAAACTGACTGTCGTCGGGATTGGAAATGCCGCGCTCCCATGGACGCTCATTGCGTTAAGCGAAACAGCAATTAACAGCAATACGGCGTCGATCCTGAATGCAACGACGCCGATCTGGACGGGACTGATCGGTTTCCTCTTATTTTCCGTCGTATTGACCGGATTCCAGTGGATCGGCATCATTGTCGGTTTTATCGGCATCCTTGTCCTGATGAATTTCGAAGTGAGCGGCATCTTTTCCTCTGACTTCGTCGGGGTGGGAACGATGGTCCTTGCCACGATGAGCTATGCGTTCGCTTCCCAGTTTACGAAGAAATACCTGACAGGAACAAGCGTCGTCACCATCTCCACGTTCCAGCTGTTGATCGGGGCTTTTGCAGGGTTCATTGGGATGATGCTCACGAATCCAATTTCTGTCGGAGATGTCATGTCAGGAGAGGTCATCCTCGGTGTGCTCGGTTTAGGCTGTCTCGGTTCAGGTGTCGCGACGCTTCTGTACTTTTATATCATGACAAAAGGAAGTCCGGAATTTGCGTCCACCGTTACTTATTTGATACCGGGTACGGCCATGATCTGGGGTTTCTTGCTTCTTCAGGAGCCGGTAACGCACAATCTCCTGCTTGGCCTGGTGATCATCTTTGTCGGCGTATTTCTTTCTTCCAGAAAATCTAAGAAGGTGCTTACCTCTTTGCCGGCAGGGACGAGGTAG
- the murB gene encoding UDP-N-acetylmuramate dehydrogenase, translating to MYNKEKVFQELSKVMHSDNIKRDELLRDHLYTKLGGKADFFLTPTTYEEVQNIVKLSNEVDVPFTLLGNGSNLIVKDGGIRGIVLHLKNFKDIKTTDQLIVAQSGAAIIDVSRRALAEKLSGLEFACGIPGTVGGALFMNAGAYGGEIKDVLDYCHVVDREGNLVKRTAAELELDYRHSNISEKGDIVLEATFSLQPGSYEEIKAVMDDLTDKRESKQPLEYPSCGSVFKRPPGYFAGKLIQDSELQGTNFGGAEVSTKHAGFIVNKDNATASDYISLIEHVQKTVKEKFDVELEREVRIIGEDLE from the coding sequence ATGTACAATAAAGAAAAAGTGTTCCAAGAATTATCAAAGGTCATGCACTCGGATAATATTAAACGCGACGAGCTGTTAAGAGACCACTTGTATACGAAATTGGGTGGAAAGGCAGATTTCTTCCTGACCCCTACTACTTATGAAGAAGTTCAAAACATCGTCAAGCTTTCCAATGAAGTGGATGTCCCGTTTACACTGTTAGGAAACGGATCGAACCTGATTGTCAAAGATGGCGGAATCCGGGGGATTGTCCTTCATCTGAAGAACTTCAAAGACATTAAAACGACCGATCAACTGATCGTCGCCCAAAGTGGTGCAGCCATCATTGATGTATCACGACGTGCCCTCGCTGAGAAATTATCAGGTTTGGAATTCGCATGTGGCATCCCAGGGACAGTCGGTGGTGCCCTGTTCATGAATGCTGGTGCCTATGGCGGGGAAATCAAGGACGTCCTTGATTATTGCCACGTTGTCGACCGCGAAGGAAACCTGGTTAAGCGCACAGCCGCAGAATTGGAACTTGATTACCGTCACAGCAATATTTCCGAAAAAGGGGATATTGTCCTGGAGGCGACTTTCAGCCTGCAACCTGGTAGCTACGAGGAGATCAAAGCGGTGATGGATGATTTAACGGACAAACGGGAATCCAAGCAGCCCCTTGAATATCCATCCTGTGGAAGCGTCTTTAAGCGTCCGCCTGGTTACTTTGCCGGTAAATTGATTCAGGATAGCGAACTGCAGGGAACAAACTTCGGAGGAGCAGAAGTCTCAACGAAGCACGCAGGTTTCATCGTGAATAAGGACAATGCCACAGCATCCGATTATATTTCGCTGATTGAACACGTCCAAAAAACCGTGAAGGAAAAGTTCGATGTAGAGCTTGAGCGGGAAGTACGGATCATCGGTGAGGATCTGGAATAG
- a CDS encoding helix-turn-helix domain-containing protein, giving the protein MDYSVIGKKIKELRRAVGLTQGELAEGVCTQALVSRIEKGDIYPSATALYQISRKLGVDVNYFFEIGTTPRLDYVKEVERQLRNFRVKILYEEMMDVVKAEQKNPLFFKDETNLQLLYWHKSIYKYEIENDKDGGIALLKEALSLTWNKKRAMTEREIEILMTLGVFEYGKGNMEESLKIYKEVRTTLQSNMQLNDKSIKTRILYNIARTLTRLGKYQESNEYCAQAIKWCIEEEHLFGLGELYYHTGYNYEMEGKLEKALQYIEKSILIFGMYEDNRYQYHLNKKQDEISKKLNKVKNQ; this is encoded by the coding sequence ATGGATTACTCTGTCATAGGAAAGAAGATAAAGGAGCTTAGAAGGGCAGTCGGATTGACTCAGGGTGAGCTCGCTGAAGGGGTCTGCACCCAGGCGCTTGTCAGCAGGATTGAAAAAGGGGACATCTATCCAAGTGCAACGGCACTTTATCAAATTTCAAGGAAGCTCGGTGTCGACGTAAACTACTTCTTTGAAATCGGAACAACGCCACGATTGGACTATGTAAAAGAAGTCGAGCGGCAGTTAAGAAACTTTAGGGTGAAGATCCTGTATGAAGAAATGATGGATGTAGTAAAGGCCGAACAGAAAAACCCACTGTTCTTTAAAGATGAAACTAACCTTCAACTGCTCTATTGGCATAAAAGTATATACAAATATGAAATTGAAAATGACAAAGATGGGGGAATTGCCCTTTTGAAAGAAGCCCTCTCCCTTACTTGGAATAAAAAAAGGGCAATGACGGAACGTGAAATTGAAATCCTTATGACACTTGGTGTGTTCGAATATGGCAAAGGAAATATGGAAGAATCTTTAAAGATTTATAAAGAAGTAAGAACGACGCTGCAATCTAACATGCAGCTGAATGATAAATCTATCAAAACGAGAATTCTTTATAATATTGCCCGTACGCTAACGAGATTGGGAAAATACCAAGAATCTAACGAATATTGTGCCCAGGCGATAAAATGGTGTATAGAAGAAGAACACCTCTTTGGGCTTGGTGAGCTTTATTATCATACCGGGTACAACTATGAAATGGAAGGAAAGCTTGAAAAAGCCCTTCAATATATTGAAAAGTCCATCCTGATCTTTGGCATGTATGAAGATAATCGATACCAGTATCATCTTAATAAAAAGCAGGATGAAATATCTAAGAAGTTGAATAAAGTTAAGAATCAATAA
- a CDS encoding helix-turn-helix domain-containing protein, whose amino-acid sequence MDYSVIGKKIKELRKIVGLTQGELAEGICTQALISRIEKGDIDPSATYLYQISKKLGVDVNYFFEIGTTPRLDYIKEVERQLKKLRTRLKYEEMLEIVRTEEKNPLFLKDGNNLQLLYWHRGIYVNEVEKDKDKALRILEEALSLTYSKKKAMSEREMNIMISTGILEFSRNSLDRALEIYGVVYDALTYHDQLNDKSIKTRLLYNIARVLTRKGEYRESTRHCEEGIRWIIQEETLYGLAQLSYHMGYNLELQGEYQTAVSYYAKAEVLFEIQCNNKMTTFIEEKRNQLQEKLDSSI is encoded by the coding sequence GTGGACTATTCGGTGATCGGGAAAAAGATTAAGGAATTAAGAAAGATTGTAGGTTTGACACAGGGAGAATTGGCGGAAGGGATATGCACACAAGCCCTGATCAGCAGAATAGAAAAGGGAGACATCGATCCGAGTGCAACCTATCTTTATCAAATCTCTAAGAAGCTCGGTGTAGACGTCAACTATTTCTTCGAGATCGGAACAACGCCCCGACTGGATTATATAAAAGAGGTAGAACGTCAATTGAAGAAGCTGAGAACAAGATTAAAATACGAGGAAATGCTGGAAATCGTCAGGACAGAAGAGAAGAACCCTTTATTCCTGAAAGATGGCAACAATCTTCAGCTGCTCTATTGGCATCGGGGAATCTATGTAAATGAAGTCGAGAAAGATAAAGATAAAGCACTGCGCATCCTGGAAGAAGCCCTATCCCTTACCTATAGTAAGAAAAAAGCGATGTCTGAGCGTGAAATGAATATTATGATTTCTACTGGAATACTTGAATTCAGCAGGAACTCACTTGACCGTGCATTAGAGATTTATGGGGTTGTATATGACGCTTTGACCTATCATGATCAACTGAATGACAAATCGATCAAAACGAGACTCCTATATAATATTGCAAGGGTCCTGACAAGAAAAGGTGAATACAGGGAATCCACCAGGCATTGTGAAGAAGGCATCCGCTGGATCATCCAGGAGGAAACCTTATACGGCCTTGCACAATTGAGTTATCATATGGGGTATAACCTTGAGCTCCAAGGGGAATATCAAACCGCCGTATCTTATTATGCAAAAGCTGAAGTGTTGTTTGAGATTCAATGCAACAACAAAATGACTACTTTTATAGAAGAAAAAAGGAATCAATTACAAGAGAAATTGGATTCCTCGATATAA
- the gloA2 gene encoding SMU1112c/YaeR family gloxylase I-like metalloprotein has translation MNLKKIHHIAIICSDYGVSKDFYVNKLGFEVKQEIYREERDSYKLDLTLQGEYIIELFSFQNAPPRPSYPEARGLRHLAFEVEDIVDCVEQLHAKGIKTEDIRIDPYTEKRFTFFEDPDGLPLEIYEY, from the coding sequence ATGAATTTAAAAAAAATCCATCACATAGCCATTATCTGTTCGGATTACGGTGTATCGAAAGACTTTTATGTGAATAAACTCGGGTTTGAGGTGAAGCAGGAGATATATCGGGAAGAACGGGATTCTTATAAACTCGATCTCACTTTACAGGGTGAATACATCATCGAGCTCTTTTCTTTCCAGAATGCTCCTCCCCGACCGAGTTATCCAGAGGCACGAGGGTTGCGGCATCTGGCATTTGAAGTGGAGGATATTGTGGACTGCGTGGAACAATTACATGCAAAAGGGATTAAAACAGAGGATATCAGAATCGACCCTTATACGGAAAAACGCTTCACCTTTTTTGAAGATCCGGATGGACTGCCGTTGGAAATATACGAATATTAA
- a CDS encoding NERD domain-containing protein has translation MSYLFLSLLLLLAVFASSPKVKGKIGEGKVRYFLGKLDPERYVVVHDLLLHARDGRTTQIDHVVIGEAGIFVIETKNYRGWIFGSEHNNKWTQVLNRRKSFFQNPLHQNYGHIKAIEQIIGSSSIQPAYYSIIAFDPKATIKKMEVTSPHAIVTYSNQVVKEIERQEGGNLTAFQIKGITQLLQKRNIVEKGAGKEHIKRVRSDQQEKKMKVKAGICPKCGNPLVTRIRKDGKGSFKGCSSFPQCRFIA, from the coding sequence ATGAGCTATCTTTTTCTATCACTACTATTATTGCTTGCCGTCTTCGCTTCTTCTCCGAAGGTCAAGGGGAAAATCGGTGAAGGAAAGGTAAGATACTTCTTAGGGAAGCTGGATCCCGAACGCTATGTTGTCGTGCATGATCTCCTCCTTCACGCAAGAGACGGGAGGACGACTCAAATTGATCACGTAGTCATTGGCGAAGCAGGAATCTTTGTTATTGAGACAAAGAATTACCGTGGCTGGATATTCGGAAGCGAACATAATAACAAATGGACACAGGTCCTCAACAGGCGAAAATCGTTCTTTCAAAATCCATTACATCAAAACTATGGTCATATCAAAGCAATTGAACAGATTATCGGAAGCAGCAGCATTCAGCCGGCATACTATTCCATCATTGCCTTCGATCCAAAAGCCACGATTAAGAAGATGGAGGTCACGTCTCCTCATGCCATCGTCACTTATTCAAATCAGGTGGTAAAGGAAATTGAAAGGCAAGAGGGCGGAAACCTGACAGCATTTCAAATCAAAGGGATCACTCAACTGCTCCAAAAGAGAAATATTGTTGAAAAAGGTGCCGGAAAAGAACATATCAAACGGGTCAGGTCAGATCAGCAAGAGAAAAAGATGAAAGTGAAAGCAGGCATTTGTCCGAAATGCGGGAATCCATTGGTCACACGCATTCGTAAAGATGGAAAAGGTTCATTTAAAGGGTGCAGCAGCTTTCCCCAATGCCGGTTCATTGCCTAG
- a CDS encoding manganese-dependent inorganic pyrophosphatase: MSKTLIFGHKNPDTDTITSALVYADLKTKIGMDVEPVRLGEVNGETQYALDYFKVDAPRLVEKVAAETDTVILVDHNERQQSAEDIEEVRVLEVIDHHRIANFETADPLYYRAEPVGCTATILNKIYKEKGVEVTKEMAGLMLSAIISDSLLFKSPTCTDEDVAAAKELAEIAGVDPEVYGLEMLKAGANMSTKSVAELVTLDAKEFSMGNAKVEVAQVNVVDINDVFGRQAEVEAAVETLIKEKGLDLFLLVVTDILENDSTALALGSKAAEVEKAFNVTLENNTALLKGVVSRKKQIVPVLTDAMK, encoded by the coding sequence ATGAGTAAAACACTAATTTTTGGGCACAAAAACCCGGATACAGACACGATCACATCTGCACTCGTATATGCTGATTTAAAAACAAAAATCGGCATGGACGTTGAGCCTGTGCGCTTAGGCGAAGTGAACGGTGAAACACAATATGCCCTTGATTATTTCAAAGTGGATGCACCGCGTTTGGTGGAAAAGGTGGCAGCTGAGACGGATACGGTCATCCTTGTCGATCACAACGAGCGTCAGCAAAGCGCTGAGGATATCGAGGAAGTGCGTGTCCTTGAAGTCATCGATCACCACCGTATCGCGAACTTTGAAACGGCAGATCCCCTGTACTACCGTGCAGAGCCGGTTGGATGTACGGCAACGATCTTAAACAAGATTTACAAGGAAAAAGGGGTAGAAGTGACGAAGGAAATGGCTGGATTGATGCTTTCAGCGATCATCTCAGATTCCCTTCTGTTCAAATCTCCTACGTGTACGGATGAAGACGTAGCAGCAGCGAAGGAATTGGCTGAAATCGCAGGAGTGGATCCTGAAGTGTACGGCTTGGAGATGCTGAAAGCAGGCGCGAACATGAGCACGAAGTCAGTCGCTGAACTTGTGACACTGGATGCGAAAGAATTCTCAATGGGGAACGCCAAAGTGGAAGTCGCTCAAGTCAACGTGGTCGACATCAATGATGTATTCGGACGCCAGGCAGAGGTGGAAGCGGCGGTCGAAACGCTGATCAAGGAAAAAGGATTGGACCTTTTCCTATTGGTTGTAACCGACATCCTTGAGAACGACTCAACGGCACTTGCCCTTGGAAGCAAGGCAGCGGAAGTAGAAAAAGCCTTCAACGTGACGCTTGAAAACAATACGGCACTGTTAAAAGGTGTTGTATCACGTAAGAAACAAATCGTTCCTGTGTTGACGGATGCGATGAAATAA
- a CDS encoding TOTE conflict system archaeo-eukaryotic primase domain-containing protein — protein sequence MTNNKLKLQQVLLECQQLQNENRMLKALLDKHNIPYEGQSQNQMQRKERQQIIKDRIRLFSSLFVGRKDVYALRWESIKNGNSGYTPACKHEWHPTLCQKPHIKCGQCMNKAYLPMTEEVIYNHLSGKQTVGIYPLQSDDTCFFLAVDFDKGSWRQDVQAFIKVCKSHDLHVALELSRSGNGAHVWLFFEEAIKASLARKLGFELLSKTMEQHFSLGIDSFDRLFPNQDILPKGGLGNLIALPLQGESRKKGNSVFLDEELIPIGDQWQYLASIRKISYKKINSIIKNPQSGFNENKISSESKPAEITIILKNGLYIDKNVVPSFILKKLMDIAVFNNPAYYKAQAKRLSTHHIPRVINCADQTEKDLILPRGCLEDVLAVCEESGIGCTVKDETIASTKLELEFKGTLYPQQKEAVEKLSQSNHGVLSATTGFGKTVIGAAMIHKRKVNTLVIVHRKQLMKQWKTSLSSLFHCEESAIGEIGGGKNTPNGLIDIATIQTLGSNSEKENVIQRYSHIIVDECHHISALTFERVLKKSSAKHVLGLTATPTRKDGLHPIMTMQCGPIRYKVSAKQQSKVHSFNHLLCPRLISGGSEKATKATIQEIMNTLQTNETRNLQIFNDVLHALEEGRSPIILTERQKHIDILVGKLQGFARNIIVLKGGLKKKEEQARLKQLKELPDTEERVIIATGKYIGEGFDDPRLDTLFLTMPISWKGTLQQYVGRLHRSYPSKMDVKVYDYVDHQIPVLKKMYEKRLEGYRSLGYKVEGKEKKQGEQMKLF from the coding sequence ATGACAAATAATAAATTAAAACTTCAGCAGGTTTTACTAGAATGCCAACAGTTGCAGAATGAGAATAGGATGTTAAAAGCGTTATTAGATAAGCATAATATCCCTTATGAAGGGCAATCTCAGAATCAAATGCAAAGAAAAGAGAGACAACAAATTATCAAAGATCGTATTCGGCTTTTCTCCTCCTTATTTGTAGGTAGAAAAGATGTGTATGCCCTAAGGTGGGAATCTATCAAAAATGGAAATTCTGGATATACTCCAGCCTGTAAGCACGAATGGCACCCTACCCTATGTCAGAAACCACATATTAAATGCGGTCAATGTATGAATAAGGCTTATTTACCTATGACTGAAGAGGTTATATATAATCACTTAAGTGGGAAACAGACGGTTGGTATCTATCCTTTACAAAGTGATGACACTTGCTTTTTTCTAGCAGTTGACTTTGATAAGGGCAGTTGGCGACAGGATGTACAAGCATTTATTAAAGTTTGCAAATCTCATGACCTTCATGTAGCCCTTGAGCTTTCTCGATCAGGTAACGGAGCTCATGTTTGGCTCTTTTTTGAAGAGGCTATCAAAGCATCCCTTGCGAGGAAGCTTGGCTTCGAATTGTTGTCTAAGACAATGGAACAGCATTTTTCTCTTGGAATAGATTCCTTTGACAGGTTATTTCCGAACCAGGACATCTTACCGAAAGGTGGTCTGGGCAACCTTATTGCACTTCCTTTACAAGGAGAATCGAGGAAAAAGGGAAATAGTGTGTTTCTGGATGAAGAATTGATACCAATAGGAGATCAGTGGCAGTACTTAGCCAGCATAAGAAAAATTTCTTATAAAAAAATAAATAGCATTATAAAAAATCCCCAATCTGGTTTTAATGAAAATAAAATCTCCTCAGAAAGCAAACCGGCAGAGATTACTATTATTCTTAAAAATGGCCTATACATCGATAAAAATGTCGTCCCTTCATTTATCTTAAAGAAACTCATGGATATAGCAGTCTTTAATAATCCAGCATATTACAAAGCACAGGCCAAAAGGTTGTCGACGCATCATATACCAAGGGTTATCAATTGCGCAGATCAAACAGAAAAAGACCTTATTCTTCCAAGGGGGTGTTTGGAGGATGTTCTTGCAGTCTGTGAAGAGTCGGGAATCGGTTGCACAGTTAAAGATGAAACAATCGCCTCGACAAAGCTTGAATTAGAATTTAAAGGTACTCTATACCCGCAACAGAAAGAGGCCGTAGAAAAGTTAAGTCAATCCAATCATGGAGTGCTCTCAGCTACCACTGGTTTTGGGAAAACAGTGATTGGTGCAGCAATGATACATAAGAGAAAGGTGAACACCCTAGTCATCGTACATCGTAAACAGTTGATGAAACAATGGAAAACCAGTCTTTCATCCCTCTTCCATTGTGAAGAATCAGCCATTGGAGAAATCGGTGGAGGGAAAAACACGCCTAATGGATTAATCGATATTGCCACGATTCAGACGCTGGGATCCAATTCTGAAAAGGAAAATGTAATTCAAAGATACAGTCATATAATTGTGGATGAGTGTCATCATATATCGGCTTTGACATTTGAAAGAGTATTAAAAAAATCAAGTGCGAAACATGTTCTTGGGTTAACGGCAACACCTACTAGAAAAGACGGACTGCATCCTATCATGACGATGCAGTGCGGACCTATCCGTTATAAAGTCAGTGCCAAGCAACAGTCTAAGGTACATTCTTTCAATCACCTCCTCTGTCCTAGATTAATATCCGGGGGTAGCGAGAAGGCAACGAAAGCTACGATCCAAGAAATAATGAACACTTTACAAACGAATGAGACCCGAAATCTCCAAATCTTCAATGATGTATTGCATGCGCTGGAAGAAGGGAGAAGCCCAATCATCTTAACGGAGAGACAGAAGCATATAGATATACTGGTAGGAAAACTGCAAGGCTTTGCCAGAAATATTATTGTGCTAAAAGGAGGTCTGAAGAAAAAAGAGGAGCAGGCCAGATTAAAACAGTTAAAAGAGTTACCTGATACTGAAGAAAGAGTTATCATTGCAACCGGTAAGTACATTGGTGAGGGCTTTGACGACCCCCGATTGGATACACTTTTCTTGACAATGCCAATTTCGTGGAAAGGAACTCTACAGCAATATGTTGGAAGACTTCATCGCTCTTACCCATCTAAAATGGATGTAAAAGTCTATGATTATGTTGATCATCAAATTCCTGTACTTAAGAAAATGTATGAAAAAAGATTAGAGGGGTACCGATCATTAGGTTATAAAGTAGAGGGGAAAGAAAAGAAACAAGGTGAACAGATGAAGTTATTTTAA